The Tenebrio molitor chromosome 3, icTenMoli1.1, whole genome shotgun sequence genome contains a region encoding:
- the LOC138125667 gene encoding uncharacterized protein, whose product MEAGFTTSDHMPIEFEIAERPIATKKTTGLTRTEARKGIEAEWQRRWTEGDKGEWTRQLIPHTERWALSGHGCFSSFLKKIGKKNTDSCWYCPDSDDAEHTLFRCPRWDGLRLEVMQKTTEWPEKENLVDLMLRSKEDWEAIAGMARNIMRTKEADERRLESRLTLTP is encoded by the exons ATGGAGGCCGGCTTCACGACCAGCGACCATATGCCCATCGAGTTCGAGATTGCCGAACGCCCCATCGCAACGAAGAAGACCACCGGGCTGACCAGAACCGAAGCCAGGAAAGGAATCGAAGCTGAGTGGCAAAGAAGATGGACCGAGGGTGACAAGGGCGAGTGGACACGCCAACTCATACCACACACCGAGAGGTGG GCGCTCTCGGGACACGGTTGCTTCTCATCGTTTTTGAAGAAGATCGGAAAGAAGAACACCGATAGCTGTTGGTACTGTCCGGACAGTGATGATGCAGAACACACACTTTTCCGGTGCCCCAGGTGGGACGGGCTCAGACTCGAGGTGATGCAGAAGACGACAGAGTGGCCTGAAAAGGAAAATCTCGTCGACCTGATGCTCAGGTCTAAGGAAGACTGGGAAGCCATCGCAGGAATGGCAAGGAATATCATGAGGACGAAAGAGGCGGACGAAAGAAGGCTCGAGTCTCGACTGACGTTGACCCCGTGA